In one window of Pseudobdellovibrionaceae bacterium DNA:
- a CDS encoding aspartoacylase — MKVVICAGTHGNERTGIWLLNKWQRHPELLPSGHQYKFLLANPRATAANVRFVDSDLNRSFGPGGELATGYEAARSKEVRGDLVNWAQGEPYFLIDLHTTTTNMGATLVLSKNDYLSAHAVAKATEDMPSIRLLFNSDQDSDCRFVDSLAPHGVLVEMGPVAQGVEFSPIIDEMERVVLLLLEKLLLPVSGSKIELSGYLEHETVFYPTQKEEKTARIHPSLWGQDYKELKKGDPLFLNYEGQTIFYEGESCFPVFIGESAYYWQNIAFLKSKPIRRSYLP; from the coding sequence ATGAAAGTAGTCATCTGCGCGGGGACCCATGGAAATGAGCGAACCGGAATTTGGCTTTTAAATAAATGGCAACGTCATCCAGAGTTATTGCCAAGTGGTCACCAATATAAATTCCTGTTAGCCAACCCAAGAGCAACGGCGGCTAATGTGAGATTTGTTGACTCAGACCTTAACCGGAGTTTTGGTCCGGGTGGAGAATTGGCCACGGGGTATGAGGCCGCCCGATCCAAAGAGGTTCGAGGGGATTTGGTGAATTGGGCGCAAGGGGAGCCCTATTTTTTAATAGACTTGCACACCACAACAACTAATATGGGCGCCACACTGGTGCTTTCTAAAAATGACTACCTGTCGGCCCATGCAGTGGCCAAAGCCACTGAAGATATGCCGTCTATTCGATTGTTATTTAATTCAGACCAAGACAGTGATTGCCGGTTTGTAGATAGCTTAGCGCCTCATGGCGTGTTGGTGGAGATGGGTCCCGTGGCTCAGGGTGTGGAATTCAGCCCCATCATTGACGAAATGGAACGGGTTGTCCTTTTGTTGCTCGAGAAATTATTGCTTCCCGTATCGGGTAGTAAGATTGAGTTATCCGGATACCTAGAACACGAAACCGTTTTTTACCCCACACAAAAAGAAGAAAAGACCGCGAGAATACATCCCAGTTTATGGGGGCAAGATTATAAAGAGCTAAAAAAGGGCGACCCCCTGTTTTTGAATTACGAAGGGCAAACTATTTTTTACGAGGGCGAATCCTGTTTTCCCGTTTTTATCGGAGAGTCAGCGTACTATTGGCAAAACATAGCATTTTTAAAATCAAAACCTATCCGTCGGAGCTATTTACCGTAG
- a CDS encoding ATP-grasp domain-containing protein yields MNVLVMGLRKSVLSELDKKGIAYALWADQETKLKAPLGTAVAPMHSDREELRKFIKTHWPSQSFSHVIATTEGAVYPASLARRIVHARLSEKTMVLHCRDKILMKQYLRYFDIPMTRFIDGSRAISVETIVEKLGFPVVVKDRDQSGGRGLVFAKTIDELKSAMHVTRIYEKMVNAPEGSIESFIQNGQIQFTNITQYRSKTHVNIVPAPYPDTECQQILELNESVVKALKIQWGQTHLEFYRSAEGHLFGEIALRPPGGYIMDLISMAYGFNAWEAFIAVELGIDFIFPKKSVTHAGVYIVHPGPGVLEEISGVEELKSQPWVSKLKMKSLGGQQLAGRESVREELGHIIFTAPTAEELEQRLLSINSKLKLKVAGQEYHLPLSDVERHL; encoded by the coding sequence ATGAACGTTTTAGTCATGGGCCTTCGAAAATCCGTATTGAGTGAGTTGGATAAAAAAGGTATCGCCTATGCCCTGTGGGCGGATCAAGAGACCAAGCTGAAGGCGCCCTTGGGAACAGCTGTGGCCCCCATGCATTCGGATCGCGAAGAACTTCGGAAATTCATAAAAACCCATTGGCCCAGCCAATCTTTTAGCCATGTTATCGCCACCACTGAGGGCGCCGTGTATCCCGCATCACTAGCACGCCGAATTGTGCACGCGAGGCTTTCAGAAAAAACCATGGTGTTGCACTGTCGGGACAAGATCTTAATGAAACAGTATCTTCGGTACTTTGATATACCGATGACGCGGTTTATTGACGGATCAAGGGCGATCAGTGTGGAGACGATTGTTGAGAAATTGGGTTTTCCTGTGGTTGTTAAAGATCGAGATCAATCCGGCGGGCGAGGGCTGGTATTTGCAAAAACCATTGATGAGCTGAAATCAGCCATGCATGTCACCCGTATCTACGAGAAAATGGTAAATGCTCCCGAGGGCAGTATTGAATCATTCATTCAAAATGGCCAAATTCAATTTACAAACATCACGCAATATCGTTCAAAAACGCACGTGAATATCGTTCCGGCCCCTTACCCAGATACAGAGTGCCAGCAAATCCTAGAATTGAATGAATCAGTGGTGAAGGCACTTAAGATTCAATGGGGACAAACTCACCTTGAGTTTTATCGATCCGCAGAGGGGCATCTGTTTGGTGAAATAGCTCTTCGGCCTCCGGGTGGTTACATCATGGATTTGATATCGATGGCCTACGGTTTTAATGCTTGGGAGGCCTTTATAGCTGTGGAATTGGGGATAGATTTTATTTTTCCAAAAAAATCGGTCACTCATGCAGGAGTTTATATTGTGCATCCGGGGCCAGGGGTGCTGGAGGAAATCAGCGGTGTTGAAGAATTAAAATCTCAGCCATGGGTGAGTAAACTAAAAATGAAATCACTCGGCGGACAACAGCTGGCCGGACGTGAATCGGTGAGGGAGGAGTTGGGGCACATTATTTTCACAGCCCCAACGGCGGAAGAGCTTGAGCAGAGATTGCTTTCAATTAATAGCAAGTTGAAATTAAAGGTGGCTGGTCAAGAATATCATTTACCACTGTCTGATGTTGAAAGGCATTTATGA
- a CDS encoding nucleotidyltransferase domain-containing protein codes for MSLSEKVKQFFKDRPEVSLVILYGSQAKGDATSTSDVDVAVAGEGPLDAENLVRFNVELTNILRKEVDILDLTQSTGTILEEALAGGQLLLNKNPGIYAELIKKLIYDKTDFRPYYDRILAERRKRYFG; via the coding sequence ATGAGCTTATCCGAAAAGGTTAAACAGTTTTTTAAAGACAGACCAGAAGTTAGCTTAGTCATTCTCTATGGTTCGCAGGCTAAGGGGGACGCTACAAGCACCAGTGATGTGGATGTGGCTGTCGCTGGCGAAGGACCCCTTGATGCCGAGAATCTTGTTCGGTTCAATGTAGAGCTTACAAATATATTAAGGAAGGAAGTAGATATTCTTGATCTAACCCAATCCACGGGAACAATTCTTGAAGAGGCCTTGGCTGGAGGACAACTCTTGCTCAACAAAAACCCCGGCATATACGCCGAGCTCATCAAAAAACTTATTTATGATAAAACCGACTTCCGCCCCTACTACGATCGAATTTTGGCTGAACGACGGAAAAGGTATTTTGGATGA
- a CDS encoding DUF86 domain-containing protein → MKNNVINEKIESLRKCLVRLEDKKPDDIAILRTDIDRQDIISVNLERAIQICVDIASYIISSQNLPAPTTMSESIAALEKVALISTKTSLSLQKAVGFRNISVHAYKKIDWDIVFSILHNHLNDFKAFVREIEENRKT, encoded by the coding sequence ATGAAAAACAACGTCATCAATGAAAAAATAGAATCTTTACGCAAATGTCTGGTACGGCTAGAAGATAAAAAACCCGACGATATTGCTATTTTACGAACGGACATCGATCGACAAGATATTATCTCCGTCAACCTTGAACGTGCTATTCAGATTTGTGTGGATATCGCCTCTTATATAATTTCCAGCCAAAATCTCCCGGCCCCTACAACCATGAGCGAGTCGATTGCGGCTCTAGAAAAGGTTGCATTAATCTCTACAAAAACATCATTAAGTTTGCAAAAAGCAGTTGGATTTAGAAATATTTCGGTACACGCCTATAAGAAAATTGACTGGGACATCGTTTTTAGTATCCTTCATAATCACCTCAATGACTTCAAAGCCTTTGTTCGCGAAATCGAAGAAAACAGAAAAACCTAA
- a CDS encoding DDE-type integrase/transposase/recombinase: MRLNLDKLRREAKKFRKKDKILTLRLLALIELAKREHSGNLSDLDYELVGLEIGKSGRTVYRWRKSYLEGGHRKLTPRKAPGRQAQDITGWTAYHIRRWRKLCGWGAEVIQAHLKRYLGVELSLYRIHRFLKNAGLVGSKRRAKPASSHTTVVKVELPGVHTQIDVNWQTTLLENGKKCYVYNFVDHASRWEFKRAYEGYGHWETERFMIELLRAVPFWITSTQTDNGVEFTNKFVSRIDDPLPHILDELCDEHGIRHRLIPPGEKELNGLVERSHRMDDEELFHRARPQNIEQLNEYLEQYCQWKNSWRLRKALGWKSANEYLLQYPQVLKPGAKEKLLAADTQSETTMKAA; the protein is encoded by the coding sequence ATGCGTCTTAATTTAGATAAACTGCGAAGAGAAGCCAAGAAATTTCGAAAAAAAGATAAGATTCTCACTTTGAGACTACTTGCGTTGATAGAGCTAGCTAAAAGGGAACATTCTGGCAACCTTTCGGACTTAGACTATGAACTTGTGGGTCTGGAAATCGGTAAATCTGGCCGTACTGTTTATCGCTGGAGAAAGAGTTACCTCGAGGGTGGACACAGAAAACTAACGCCAAGAAAGGCACCAGGGCGACAAGCACAGGACATCACTGGCTGGACGGCTTATCACATCAGGCGATGGCGCAAACTCTGTGGTTGGGGCGCTGAGGTGATACAAGCCCACCTCAAACGTTACCTTGGAGTGGAGCTGTCACTGTATCGTATCCATCGGTTTTTGAAGAACGCGGGCCTTGTGGGCTCTAAGAGGCGTGCAAAGCCGGCGTCTAGCCACACCACCGTTGTGAAGGTAGAGTTGCCAGGAGTGCACACGCAGATCGATGTTAATTGGCAAACAACGCTCCTTGAAAACGGCAAGAAGTGTTACGTCTATAACTTCGTTGATCACGCATCGAGGTGGGAGTTTAAGAGGGCCTATGAAGGTTATGGTCACTGGGAGACTGAACGCTTTATGATTGAACTACTAAGAGCAGTGCCTTTTTGGATAACCAGCACTCAGACAGACAATGGCGTGGAATTTACGAATAAATTTGTCTCACGAATCGACGATCCTTTGCCGCATATTTTGGATGAACTATGCGATGAACACGGCATCAGGCACAGACTCATACCTCCAGGAGAAAAAGAGCTTAACGGGCTTGTAGAGCGTTCACACCGCATGGACGATGAAGAGTTGTTCCATCGAGCAAGACCGCAAAACATCGAACAGCTTAATGAATACCTCGAACAGTATTGCCAATGGAAAAACTCTTGGCGGCTCCGAAAAGCTCTCGGATGGAAGTCTGCTAACGAGTACCTCTTGCAGTACCCTCAAGTGCTAAAACCCGGGGCTAAAGAAAAATTATTGGCTGCCGATACCCAAAGTGAGACAACCATGAAGGCAGCCTAA
- a CDS encoding sigma 54-interacting transcriptional regulator — MIENAELLQLLNQISADVFDREKSDELVERILKVALKLTESDRGTVFLVKPARLGSHEKVLNSLFATGLNGEKIHMNADRGIAGKVFRTGEPVIINDVSTSSDFFPAIDKQTGYQTENILAAPLKSPKHETLGVIEILNKKSGDYNEKDLQIVQVLSIFAGIALEHKFDVENLVESKEKLKQVNYSWLKKAEFLLHQSLNPNLQAIYEKIEDYAMSDSAVLIQGESGTGKEGMTQLIHIKSQRKNQPFVAVNCAAIPESLFEAELFGVAKGAATGTAERRGKVELAHGGTLFLDEVGELPLKEQAKLLRVLQDHSVTRVGSEEEPTHVDFRLVCATNRDLRDMVNEGQFREDLFYRLNVIHLKIPPLRDRQEDIPSLAVSILNQLSRKSAYFRDKKLSDKAIEYLKTYDWPGNIRELQNKIENAGIVSRDRSLIEPKDFQLTPTQRAPKVDEDSPTAIVLNLHEAKAQAEQRVIEQALRIADGNKTKAAEILGISREGLRKALKKAG, encoded by the coding sequence ATGATTGAAAATGCTGAACTTCTGCAGCTTCTAAACCAAATTTCTGCTGATGTTTTCGACCGTGAAAAATCAGATGAGCTCGTAGAACGCATTCTAAAAGTGGCCTTGAAACTGACTGAGTCAGACCGGGGCACGGTTTTTCTTGTGAAACCTGCACGACTAGGAAGCCACGAAAAAGTTCTCAACTCTCTTTTTGCCACAGGTCTTAATGGCGAAAAAATCCATATGAATGCGGATCGTGGTATTGCTGGAAAAGTATTTAGAACAGGAGAGCCTGTCATAATCAATGATGTGAGCACGAGTTCTGATTTTTTCCCTGCGATTGATAAACAAACGGGATATCAAACCGAAAATATTCTAGCCGCGCCACTTAAATCACCAAAACACGAAACTTTGGGTGTGATTGAAATTCTGAATAAGAAATCAGGCGACTACAATGAAAAAGATCTGCAGATCGTGCAAGTGTTATCAATATTTGCTGGCATCGCCCTTGAGCATAAATTTGACGTGGAAAATCTCGTCGAATCAAAAGAAAAACTAAAACAAGTGAACTACTCGTGGCTTAAAAAGGCCGAGTTCTTATTACATCAATCGCTTAATCCAAACCTCCAAGCCATCTATGAAAAAATAGAAGACTATGCCATGAGCGATAGCGCCGTCCTTATACAAGGCGAAAGCGGCACCGGCAAAGAGGGAATGACTCAACTTATTCACATAAAAAGCCAAAGAAAAAATCAACCCTTTGTTGCGGTAAACTGTGCCGCCATCCCAGAGAGTCTATTTGAAGCAGAACTTTTTGGAGTGGCCAAGGGGGCCGCCACTGGCACTGCCGAGCGCCGTGGAAAGGTTGAGCTAGCTCATGGAGGCACACTATTTTTAGATGAAGTGGGTGAGCTTCCTTTAAAAGAGCAGGCCAAACTTCTTCGTGTGCTACAAGATCATAGCGTGACGAGAGTGGGATCTGAAGAAGAACCCACTCACGTAGATTTTCGACTTGTTTGTGCCACAAACCGCGATCTTCGCGACATGGTGAACGAAGGTCAATTTCGTGAGGACCTTTTTTATCGATTGAATGTGATTCATTTGAAAATCCCTCCTCTGCGCGATCGACAAGAAGATATTCCAAGCCTTGCCGTTTCTATTTTGAATCAACTCTCAAGAAAATCCGCCTACTTTCGAGATAAGAAACTCAGCGACAAAGCCATTGAGTACTTAAAGACTTACGACTGGCCGGGTAATATCAGAGAACTGCAAAACAAAATAGAAAATGCAGGTATTGTCAGTCGAGATCGCTCGTTGATTGAGCCAAAAGATTTTCAACTCACCCCAACCCAGCGCGCTCCAAAAGTAGATGAAGATAGCCCTACTGCTATCGTGCTCAACCTGCATGAGGCTAAGGCCCAAGCCGAGCAAAGAGTGATTGAACAGGCACTTAGGATAGCTGACGGCAACAAAACCAAAGCTGCAGAAATTCTGGGGATCTCTCGTGAAGGCCTACGCAAGGCTTTAAAGAAGGCGGGTTAA
- a CDS encoding SpoIID/LytB domain-containing protein — MFLSWPVFGQDQVRVRIKRNIDQVTLAGFDLAVSLKGQKTRLSHLPKRMALHLVPSENGLSVYSKDLPEPLLNLGFKVVVSGEMMHLNGQLVPENIEFSINASSRLRMDAIALLPLEKYLEGVIPSEMPASWPLEALKAQAVASRSYAMSMLEDRRGRPFHLESSVEDQVYNLSNHLNADQGTKNKILKAIEETRGEYLKDNEGHTLKAYYHADCGGQTELPKSVWNSSEPGGVMVKDSHSSFSPNGSWKWHMDRGQLRRELNGYLGLAKDLKIKDLTVAGHTGSGRVDQLKVSFANGENHQLSAQVFREVLGFNKVKSAYFKVQLSEAELFVEGRGHGHGVGLCQYGAKYLAKRGQSYRQILQHYYGEKKILTRLL, encoded by the coding sequence TTGTTTTTATCTTGGCCAGTTTTTGGCCAGGATCAGGTGCGAGTACGTATCAAACGAAATATCGATCAGGTGACTTTAGCGGGTTTTGATTTGGCGGTCTCGCTGAAAGGCCAAAAGACTCGCCTCAGTCACTTGCCTAAACGTATGGCGCTCCATTTGGTACCTTCCGAAAACGGTTTGTCTGTCTACTCTAAAGATCTACCTGAACCTTTGTTGAATTTAGGATTTAAGGTTGTTGTATCAGGTGAGATGATGCATTTGAATGGGCAACTGGTGCCGGAGAACATTGAATTTAGCATCAACGCCTCTTCTCGATTGCGGATGGATGCGATTGCCCTGTTGCCACTTGAAAAGTATCTTGAGGGAGTGATTCCCTCTGAAATGCCGGCGTCTTGGCCACTAGAGGCGCTGAAGGCTCAGGCTGTGGCGTCTCGTTCTTATGCCATGTCTATGCTAGAGGATCGACGGGGGCGGCCCTTTCATCTTGAGTCGAGTGTTGAAGATCAAGTCTACAACCTTTCCAATCACCTAAATGCCGACCAGGGGACCAAAAATAAAATCTTAAAAGCCATTGAAGAAACTCGAGGTGAGTATCTCAAGGACAATGAAGGGCACACTTTGAAAGCCTATTATCACGCCGATTGTGGCGGACAGACAGAGTTGCCAAAAAGCGTCTGGAATTCTTCTGAGCCTGGCGGGGTCATGGTGAAAGATTCTCACAGTTCCTTTAGTCCCAATGGTTCATGGAAGTGGCACATGGATCGGGGCCAACTGCGTAGGGAGTTGAATGGGTACCTGGGGCTCGCCAAAGATTTAAAAATTAAAGATCTAACCGTTGCTGGACACACGGGTTCGGGTCGGGTGGATCAGCTGAAAGTGAGTTTTGCAAATGGCGAAAATCACCAGCTGTCAGCCCAAGTGTTTCGTGAAGTTTTGGGATTTAACAAAGTGAAAAGTGCCTATTTTAAAGTTCAATTGTCAGAGGCAGAACTCTTTGTGGAGGGACGGGGTCACGGGCATGGCGTAGGTCTTTGTCAATATGGGGCTAAGTATTTGGCAAAACGGGGCCAATCGTACCGGCAAATTCTGCAACACTATTACGGCGAAAAAAAGATATTAACCCGCCTTCTTTAA
- a CDS encoding slipin family protein, with translation MPPFSYIVIGVILFVLIASVVKVLPEWERGVVLRLGRSIGVRGPGLIILIPGIERIIRIDTRTITMDIQPQDVITKDNVSMKVNAVIYFRVMNPEMAVTKVENYYFATSQLAQTTLRSVLGQYVMDDLLSNRDKINHSLQEILDKATEPWGIKVTVVEVKHIDLPKEMQRAMAKEAEAERERRAKVISAEGEKQRSELLKDASLKLAESPSALQLAYLQALKEVSGEGKTTVILPLPIDLIKPFLFKGD, from the coding sequence ATGCCCCCTTTTAGTTATATAGTTATTGGCGTCATCCTGTTTGTGCTGATCGCCTCTGTGGTCAAAGTTTTACCCGAGTGGGAGAGAGGCGTTGTGCTACGCCTTGGCCGAAGTATCGGCGTGCGTGGGCCGGGTTTAATTATCTTAATTCCCGGGATTGAAAGAATTATTCGGATCGATACTCGTACCATCACTATGGATATTCAGCCCCAAGATGTAATCACAAAAGATAACGTCAGTATGAAAGTTAACGCTGTTATTTACTTTCGAGTGATGAATCCAGAAATGGCCGTGACAAAAGTAGAAAACTACTACTTTGCCACAAGCCAGTTGGCACAGACCACCTTAAGGTCGGTGTTAGGCCAATATGTGATGGATGATTTGTTGAGCAACCGGGATAAGATCAACCATTCTTTGCAAGAGATTCTCGATAAAGCCACTGAGCCATGGGGAATTAAAGTCACTGTGGTTGAGGTGAAGCATATAGATTTACCGAAAGAAATGCAAAGAGCCATGGCCAAAGAGGCCGAGGCCGAGCGGGAGCGACGAGCGAAGGTCATCAGTGCTGAAGGTGAAAAGCAGCGTTCAGAGCTGTTAAAAGACGCTTCTTTAAAGTTAGCTGAATCTCCATCGGCTCTCCAGTTGGCCTATTTACAAGCGCTTAAAGAAGTGAGTGGTGAGGGTAAAACCACAGTGATACTGCCTTTGCCCATCGACTTGATAAAGCCATTTCTGTTTAAAGGAGACTGA
- a CDS encoding nodulation protein NfeD, with protein sequence MAVFQAGAQKTSPVSDTCTLEVGIDGAIGPATLDLFERANKKAAAENCGSLLLLINTPGGSLQTTRMLVEEILQSPRPVLCLIYPSGAHAGSAGAIIMQACHVNGAMVATNIGAATPIAGGGQQIPEDLRKKLINDTVSWIDGLTTLRGRDQQFGRDIVTEAKAVSAEEALKINAIDHVAETKKAFLDFADGRQVKMPGDQVEAVSIGALKTFAPDMRHKVVAFFTDPQIAYLLLMASLALLYFEITHPGTLVPGVIGGVGLVISMVSLHKLNVTWGGLALMLLGVVLMIAEAFVPSFGILGIGGIAAFFLGGVFLFDPSHSGVALPMDLLIVTTAIVGLIMMGLSYLAYKTLGVKKRGEFSDMIGQEGRVVEVKTEPHEEILVETVGEIWKVKCDHALKEGDLVEVIGHKGLTLNVKLKSDT encoded by the coding sequence ATGGCGGTTTTTCAAGCGGGCGCGCAAAAAACAAGCCCGGTTTCCGATACGTGTACATTGGAAGTCGGTATTGATGGAGCCATTGGACCCGCCACACTAGATTTATTTGAACGGGCCAATAAAAAAGCCGCCGCTGAAAATTGCGGTTCACTCCTACTTTTGATCAACACGCCCGGCGGGAGCTTACAAACCACTCGTATGCTCGTGGAAGAAATTCTGCAATCACCTCGTCCGGTATTATGTTTAATTTATCCCTCAGGAGCCCATGCGGGAAGCGCTGGTGCCATTATCATGCAGGCTTGTCATGTAAACGGAGCGATGGTGGCAACCAACATAGGGGCGGCCACTCCCATCGCAGGTGGGGGACAGCAGATTCCTGAGGATTTGAGAAAAAAATTAATTAACGATACGGTCAGCTGGATTGATGGACTCACGACACTTCGTGGGCGCGATCAGCAATTTGGCCGAGATATTGTGACAGAAGCCAAAGCGGTATCGGCTGAAGAAGCGTTAAAAATCAATGCCATTGACCACGTGGCTGAAACCAAGAAGGCGTTTTTAGATTTCGCCGATGGCCGACAAGTCAAAATGCCTGGTGACCAAGTGGAGGCCGTTTCCATTGGAGCATTGAAGACCTTTGCCCCAGATATGAGGCACAAGGTGGTGGCTTTTTTCACGGATCCACAAATAGCCTATCTGCTTTTGATGGCAAGCCTCGCATTATTGTATTTTGAAATCACTCACCCTGGCACCCTGGTGCCAGGCGTGATTGGTGGAGTGGGATTAGTAATTTCTATGGTTTCATTGCACAAACTCAACGTCACCTGGGGAGGGCTCGCCTTGATGCTCCTTGGGGTTGTTTTAATGATCGCCGAAGCCTTTGTTCCTAGTTTTGGGATTTTAGGCATTGGTGGAATAGCCGCTTTCTTTTTAGGAGGTGTGTTTTTGTTTGATCCAAGTCATTCCGGGGTGGCTCTGCCTATGGATTTATTGATTGTGACAACGGCCATTGTGGGGTTGATTATGATGGGATTGTCGTATTTGGCCTACAAAACACTGGGTGTGAAAAAGCGCGGTGAGTTTAGTGACATGATCGGCCAAGAAGGCCGTGTAGTCGAAGTAAAAACGGAGCCCCACGAAGAAATATTGGTAGAGACGGTGGGAGAAATTTGGAAAGTGAAGTGCGATCACGCTCTGAAAGAGGGCGACTTGGTCGAGGTTATTGGACATAAGGGACTCACCTTAAATGTGAAATTGAAATCTGACACTTAA